Proteins found in one Pempheris klunzingeri isolate RE-2024b chromosome 6, fPemKlu1.hap1, whole genome shotgun sequence genomic segment:
- the alg6 gene encoding dolichyl pyrophosphate Man9GlcNAc2 alpha-1,3-glucosyltransferase: protein MQTWTLVSLSVLLGVVVRWGVSLNSYSGAGKSPMFGDYEAQRHWQEVTYNLPLQEWYFNTTDNDLNYWGLDYPPLTAYHSLICAYIAKTINPEWVDLHKSRGYESPAHKLFMRATVLVADLLIYIPAVVLYCLYLTDGSSKKKVSTLFCFLLYPGLILIDYGHFQYNGVSLGFALWGVLALGLGWDVFGSVAFCLALNYKQMELYHALPFFCYLLGKCIKLGPMGRGLLLLVRIASTVLVTFAICWLPFLSDPSQALQVVRRIFPVARGLFEDKVANAWCSLNVLIKIRSILSGDSQIYLSSACTLLAALPSSVRLLTKPTFWQFKLALANSSLAFFLFSYQVHEKSILLAALPACLLLNDLPLTVIWFLQASTFSMLPLFLKDGLLVPYAVTSMAFLFLSVYLLSALERCSEEELRLEAYHKLLFCLPKLDLACIVRWKFYISIALMAGLSFVSVALVPPPHLPDLFPVLVSIAAFLQFWGVFLYFNIVQFSGPHTRKSQKKNN, encoded by the exons ATGCAAACGTGGACTCTCGTGTCACTCTCTGTGTTGCTCGGCGTTGTTGTGAGATGGGGCGTGTCGTTGAATTCATATTCAG GGGCGGGGAAATCTCCCATGTTTGGCGACTATGAAGCCCAAAGGCATTGGCAAGAAGTGACATACAATCTCCCTCTCCAGGAATG GTACTTTAACACCACTGACAATGACTTGAACTACTGGGGTCTTGATTATCCTCCCCTGACTGCCTACCACAGTCTGATCTGTGCATACAT AGCCAAGACGATAAACCCTGAATGGGTGGACCTCCATAAATCCAGAGGTTATGAAAGTCCAGCGCACAAGTTATTCATGAGAGCCACAG TACTGGTGGCAGATTTGTTGATATACATCCCTGCTGTGGTTTTATACTGTTTATACTTGACTGATGGATCCTCTAAGAAAAAG gTTTCCACTCTGTTCTGCTTCCTTTTATACCCAGGGCTGATCCTCATTGACTATGGGCATTTCCA GTACAATGGAGTGAGCCTGGGCTTTGCCCTGTGGGGGGTTCTGGCTCTGGGTCTGGGCTGGGATGTGTTTGGCTCCGTGGCCTTTTGCCTGGCTCTCAACTACAAACAGATGGAGCTGTACCATGCTCTGCCCTTCTTCTGCTACCTGCTGGGGAAATGTATCAAACTGGGCCCGATGGGGCGAGG GCTTCTCCTGTTGGTGAGAATTGCATCAACAGTGCTGGTGACTTTTGCCATCTGCTGGCTGCCCTTCCTGTCCGACCCCAGTCAAGCCTTGCAGGTGGTCAGGAGGATCTTTCCCGTGGCTCGCGGCCTGTTTGAG gacAAGGTGGCCAACGCGTGGTGCAGCTTGAACGTCCTGATAAAGATCAGATCCATTCTGTCCGGTGACTCTCAGATCTACCTCAG TTCTGCCTGCACTCTCCTGGCAGcccttccttcctctgtgaGACTTCTGACTAAGCCCACCTTTTGGCAGTTCAAACTGGCCTTG GCTAATTCATCTCTGgcgtttttcctcttctcctatCAAGTCCATGAAAAGTCCATCCTCTTGGCTGCCTT GCCTGCGTGCCTCCTCCTGAATGACCTCCCCTTGACGGTTATTTGGTTCCTGCAGGCCTCTACATTCAG catgCTGCCTCTGTTTCTGAAGGACGGTCTCCTGGTGCCCTACGCCGTCACCTCAATggccttcctcttcctcagcgtCTATCTACTGTCAGCGCTGGAACGCTGTTCAGAGGAAGAGCTGAGACTGGAGGCCTACCACAAGCTGCTTTTCTGCCTACCCAAACTGGACCTGGCCTGTATTGTAAGATGGAAG TTCTACATCAGCATCGCGCTCATGGCTGGCCTGAGCTTCGTGAGTGTAGCTCTGGTTCCTCCACCACATCTACCTGACTTGTTTCCTGTGTTGGTGTCCATTGCTGCTTTCCTGCAGTTCTGGggagtatttttatatttcaacatTGTCCAGTTCAGCGGACCACACACGAGAAAGAGCCAGAAGAAGAACAACTGA
- the itgb3bp gene encoding centromere protein R, protein MDNTRHHRASKLPVPVRHQALLTEAASSPAEKTKTTRHEQEPQTELEKLDSLRSKLEQSVDAFIKARKELEEIFSAEGSSEQERVFTGSSSDLRTELRRHRELTSRLKSSLKESKHPKNHSQGREPRERSS, encoded by the exons ATGGACAATACCCGTCAT CATCGAGCTTCAAAACTCCCAGTTCCTGTGAGACACCAGGCACTTCTGACTGAGGCTGCAAGTTCTCCAGCAG aaaagaccaaaaccacgAGACATGAACAAGAACCTCAAACAGAGTTGGAAAA ATTGGACTCCCTGCGATCTAAACTGGAGCAATCCGTGGATGCATTCATCAAGGCCAGGAAAGAGCTGGAGGAAATATTC tcagcagagggcagcagtgaACAAGAACGTGTCTTCACTGGATCCTCCTCTGACCTGCGGACTGAgctgaggagacacagagagctga CATCCAGATTAAAGTCGTCTTTGAAGGAAAGTAAACATCCCAAGAATCACAGTCAAG GCCGCGAGCCACGGGAAAGATCCTCCTGA